In Zea mays cultivar B73 chromosome 7, Zm-B73-REFERENCE-NAM-5.0, whole genome shotgun sequence, the following proteins share a genomic window:
- the LOC100381432 gene encoding uncharacterized protein LOC100381432 has product MPPPPPPAACSRGRCSALSFAAARDRCFSHRFRRAGLRPLAVPLPGPGPDADPATTVHMWVPAGPPPRNPLLLLHGFGASATWQWAPYLRPLIAAGFDPIVPDLLFFGASCTRLPDRSDAFQASAIKAAMDAIGVPRFGLVGVSYGGFVAYRMAAMFPEAVHRVALVCAGVCLEERDLAEGLFPVAGIGEAAALLVPHRPEEVRRLVRLTFARPPLIMPSCFLWDYIKVMGSDHIQEKAELLYALINGRQLCTLPKLTQPTLIIWGEQDRVFPMELAHRLNGHLEGNSRLVVIKNAGHAVNIEKPKEVCRSIIEFFKEPVAGAANADDKV; this is encoded by the exons atgcctccacctccgccgccgGCCGCCTGCAGCAGGGGGCGGTGCAGCGCGCTCAGCTTCGCGGCGGCGCGGGACCGCTGCTTCAGCCACCGCTTCCGCAGGGCGGGGCTGCGCCCGCTCGCCGTGCCGCTCCCTGGCCCGGGCCCCGACGCCGACCCGGCCACCACCGTCCACATGTGGGTGCCCGCGGGCCCGCCGCCGCGGAACCCGCTGCTCCTCCTGCACGGCTTCGGCGCCTCCGCCACGTGGCAGTGGGCGCCCTACCTCCGCCCGCTGATCGCCGCCGGCTTCGACCCCATCGTgcccgacctcctcttcttcggcGCCTCCTGCACGCGCCTCCCCGACCGCTCCGACGCCTTCCAGGCCTCCGCCATCAAGGCCGCCATGGACGCCATCGGGGTCCCCAGGTTCGGCCTCGTCGGCGTCAGCTACGGCGGCTTCGTCGCCTACCGGATGGCCGCCATGTTCCCTGAGGCGGTCCACCGGGTCGCCCTGGTCTGCGCCGGGGTCTGCCTCGAGGAGAGAGACCTGGCGGAGGGCCTCTTCCCCGTGGCCGGGATCGGGGAGGCCGCCGCGCTGCTCGTGCCGCACCGCCCGGAGGAGGTGCGCCGCCTAGTCCGCCTCACCTTCGCGCGCCCGCCCCTCATCATGCCCTCCTGCTTCCTATGGGACTACATCAAG GTGATGGGCTCTGATCATATCCAGGAGAAGGCTGAGCTGCTATACGCTTTGATTAACGGGAGGCAACTCTGTACTCTTCCAAAATTGACCCAG CCGACGCTTATAATCTGGGGAGAGCAAGATCGGGTGTTCCCAATGGAGCTGGCTCACAGATTGAACGG GCATCTAGAGGGGAATTCTCGATTAGTTGTCATAAAAAATGCTGGGCACGCGGTCAATATCGAGAAGCCCAAGGAAGTGTGCCGGAGCATCATTGAGTTCTTCAAGGAGCCTGTCGCTGGAGCTGCAAATGCGGACGACAAG GTGTAG
- the LOC103633435 gene encoding Signal peptidase complex-like protein DTM1 → MGRDELLRRSLVALAAAVALTGLATASLRKAAATYGFGILAIAGVLLPDWEFFDRDYSQWLTPMPASRRTAAAAAADREHDVWKFKPYPLRVAMLTTIYGFGLHKWWTYVSS, encoded by the exons ATGGGGAGGGACGAGCTGCTGCGGCGGAGCCTCGTGGCGCTGGCGGCGGCCGTGGCGCTCACGGGCTTGGCCACGGCGTCGCTGCGCAAGGCGGCGGCCACATACGGGTTCGGCATCCTCGCCATCGCTGGCGTGCTGCTCCCGGACTGGGAGTTCTTCGACCGGGACTACTCCCAGTGGCTCACCCCCATGCCCGCCTCCCGACGCacggccgcggccgcggccgccgACCGGGAGCACGACGTCTGGAA ATTCAAGCCCTATCCTCTCAGGGTGGCCATGCTGACGACCATCTACGGGTTCGGTCTTCACAAGTGGTGGACGTACGTATCTAGCTAG